Part of the Marinobacterium rhizophilum genome is shown below.
GCAGCATTTTGGGCTCACGCCACATGCTTACCAGATCAATCGCCGGATACAGTTCGGCCAGCAAGAGCTGAAAGGTGGCAGGCCCATTGTAGAGGCCGCGTTGAATGCGGGCTTTAACGACCAGCCGCATTTTCAGCGCACCTTCAAGCGGCTGGTTGCCGCGACGCCGGATCAGTACCGCAAGTCCCTATTCAAGTAACAGATAGACACAGCTGGCCGCGAGCAATGCTGCCAGTATCCGGTTAATGGTTGTCAGTAGCGCCGGCCTGTCGAGGTACCGGCGCAGAAAGGCGCCGGCGTAGACCCAGGTCCCCAGAGACAACCAGCAGATGGGTAAATAGAGTGCGGCGAACAGCGTGAGTTGCCCCAGGTCGTCACCGCTGACGTATGCCCCGATGCCAGAAGCCGATGCCAGCCAGGCCTTGGGATTGAGCCATTGCATCAGGGCGCCGGTCATGAAGCCAGGTACCGTTTCGTTTGCTCCTTCCGGCAGTCGGCCGTCGTCCCGAGCCAGCCTGAAACTCAGGTAAAGCAAAAAGGCGATACCGGCCCAGCGCAGTGCCACATCCAGTCCCGGCAACACTGTCAGCATCGAATAGAGCCCCAGCCCCACGGCAACGAACAGGGCGATAAAGCCCAGGGTGGCGCCGGTGACGAAGACTAGCCCCCGGCCCAGCGGATAGCGGGTACCGCAGCTCAGGCATACCAGGTTTACCGGGCCCGGTGAAATGGATGCTGCCAGGGCAAAGGCCGACATCGGCAAGATCATGGAAAGGCTCATCGTCATACTCCTGGGTGATAATGGCCGAAGTTTGCAGTGTCGGGTGTTGAAGATATTGAAGAAAATTGCGGTGGGTATAGTTCAAGCACATAGGTGACAGTGCAAGTTCAATAACATGGGTAACACTTGGCCTGCGTTCAGGAGGGGGCCGCTCCCGCAGGGGCTTGCACTCGCGCGCTGGGACGACGCATTCTGTGACGCGCTATTGCGGCTGCTGCAATTGGGGGATTGCCCGGCGGATACGGCGATACTGGGTGACGGTCGGCTGCTGGAACTGTATTACGCAATACTCAAGGGGGATGCGGGGGACTGTGCAAGGCGCGCATTTGGCGTGGGCAATGAGATCGCCCGGGCAATTGAGCATTTGTCTTCCCGCCTGGACGAAGCGGTCACCATTGATGATATGGCGACACAGGCAGGGATGAGCCGGGCCGTATTCCATCGCAAATTCAAGCAGGCTACCACGATGTCGCCTATTCAGTTTGTGAAGTCCATGCGCCTGAACAGTGCAGCCATGAAGATTGCCGGAGGAATGAATGTGAGCGAAGCGGCTATGGAGGTGGGCTACGTGAGCTCCTCTCAATTCAGCCGGGAGTTCAAACGCATGTACGGGCAGTCTCCCAGGCTGTGGGTCCAGTCCAGGCTGGCCCCGCAGGAATAACATGACGGACGGCCATGTACTAAATCCCTGTAGTGCATGTGTATAGGCGGCCCCCACCACTCGTCATCCATTAAAAATGGGCGCAAGTGCGTGGGCGTGCCGGGTGCTATTGGATTAATACCACCGGCCTAACAAGTGCCTTCGCGCCACCAACCTTCCCGCTGCCCCTGGTTTTAGAACGGAGCATAGTCGTCTTGCACCGCGGCTGGCACAGTCCAGCGCTCATGCGCGTTGATGGCCGTGCGCTGGGTACCCTGCGGCGGCAGTCGCCCATGATCGCCGTACAGCCAGAGTACGAAGTTGGTGCGCTCGCCACTGGTGATGGGCTGAGCTGCGTGGGCAACGTTGCCGCGATGGATCATGGCGGTGCCGGGTTTGAATGTCAGCCCTTTGGCCTGGCCCGAGTACGGATCGAAAAAGTCGACAGCAGAGCCGGTAAATTCTTCCCCGGGCAGGTTGAGGTTAATGTTCAGCGTCACTGCGGACGCATCGGTATGCGGGCGAATCGAGGCGTCTGTGTTTGGCTGGTAGTGAATGGAAAAGCCAAATGTCTGGGTGTCGTACCCCATCACTTCGGGGAACAGGAGCCGGGCGATCGGGCGCATATAGGTATCAAGGAGCTCGCGGTAAAACGCCTGGAAGTCGGGCGCGCCAAGGTAGCCCTCCGAGCGGCGGTCAAGCATGGCGCCACGACGATTCAGCACAATTCCATAGGGCGGGCGCAGCGGGATCTGTGCATCCCATACGGCTTCCAGGTAGGTGCGCAAGTCTGCCAGGCGCTCCGGGTCGAAGAACTGGCACTGGAAAACGTTCGGGGCCACTTCCTGCCACAGGTCCAGCACAGCCTGCTCTTTCGTTGGGTCTTCCCAGGCCTGCATAACGGCGCTGCGCAAATGCTTGTCGAGCAGCGAGCTGTCGAGGCTGAAAAGGCGATCCTGCTCGCCTTCTTCCCACTCTTTCCAGGCATTGCTGAGCAGGTCTCTGTTCTTGTCCCAAAACCGTTGTACCGATGGGTCGCGGTGCAGCATTGCTTCTCGCGAAGGTAGGGCCAGGGTGCGTGCGCGCTTTAACTGGTTAAGTGACATGGTTCGTATCAACTCCGGCTGTATTTCCAGGTGATCGCTCTCACCTTTTCGAGGAGTTCAATCTATTGCAGTTGTTTTTACTAATAAACAGCGCTGTGAAGGAAACAGAATCAGGATTATGAATATTATTGGCCGCTGTTCTGCCGGGTAAGGTCGTCCCTGACACCCGTTTCTCAATCATGACAGCGGCGCTTGCGCGTGCCCCGTCGTTCACCGGCCCAGAGCTGCTATTTTTAGAGAAAACTGCATTCGGGCAGGAGCGGGCATCGAGTCGGTGTTCAGGGAGGCGTATGCAATCCTTTATCAGTTTCATTGAACAGCTGGTTGAGCTGGGGGCGGCGCTGGCCTGGCCCGCAACGGTGCTGGCTGTGCTGTATTATCTTCGCGATCCGGCTGGTGATCTGTTGCAGGCACTGGCGGATCGGATCAAGGACCCGCGCAGCGAGGTGTCCATCGGCAGGGAAGGCTTGGCAATAAAATCGCGGCTGGAAGCCCTCGAAATCGACCAGGAGCAAACCAAGTCGCTGACACTTCAGGCGCTGGGGGTCAGCGAGCGGGGGATGCAAGAGCCAGGAACCCAGAGTATTGAGCTGGATGCGGATCTGTTGCGGCTTGCCGATGATTACCTGGCCATCGATGATCCGAGCTGGTCCAAGCGGGTGCGCCTGAAGGATGCCGCCGCAATGCAGATGGCGGACCTCGTCATCACCCGCAATATTCCCCGGCAGCTCATGGCGCAACAACAGCATGAGGGCATCATTCTGGCCCTTGCGGCGGCATCCCATGCGTTGCCCACGGCGGATGACACGGAGCTTCTGGTTCAGGTCGCGGGCGAAGCCCAAAGGCTGCATGTCAGATACCGGATCCTGATGGCCATCGGCCGCCTGATTGAGCGGGGCCTGGTCGATAGCGATCAGGCCGATGCTATCGGCCATGTCCTGCAGTCCTACAAGCGGGGCGCAGATGTATCGCTGCGCAACCGTCTTGCCTATACCGAAAACCTGATCAAGGCCGCGGCGCAGCCCGGCGCCTGAGGCTGTTTTGTTTAAGCCCGGTTCGTTTGCAGGGCCGGGCGCTGACGATCACCCGTTACCCCACGTCTCCCACCATCGTACGAAGCAGCCAGATCACCCCCAGGTGCAGCGGGTAGTAGGCGTAGAAGACCCAGCGCAGGCGGGGTAGCTGCAGGTCGAAGCGCGTCGCGGCGAGGATCAGCGGTATGGCGGCCAGTGCCCAGTGGTTGCCGTTGCTGAGGGCGAGGGCCGCGCAGGCGAGCAGTGTTGCGATAGCGGCGGGCAGGGATGGCTGCTTGCAGTAGAACCAGGTTGCAACACCGAGGCTTAGGCCCAGCCAGCCGTATTCCACCAGGCTGCCGGCCACCATGAACAGGATGCCGGCTGCCACTCGATCAGTGGGATCATTGCGCTCGATCAGGTACAGGGTGATGCTGAGTGCCAGCAGCGAAAACAGCACGTTCAACGGCCACCAGCCGGCATGCAGCAGATCCCCCAGGGCGATGAAGGGCACCGATGCAAGAGTGCCGAACAGCGCCAGGCGCTTAACCGTGCGCGGGTAGGTGCCGCGCTCAAGCTGGCCCGGGCGGGCCAGGTTGCAGGCCAGCACGAACACGAAAATCGGCAGGGCGATGCGGCCCAGCTCGAACAGAATTGGCAGGGTGCCGTTCAGCAGGAAGCGGTTGACGTGATCGCCGGTCATCAGCAGCAGCGCGAGCCACTTCAGCCCCTCCAGCGTGCCACCGGGCGGGGCAAGGGCGGGCAGGGCAACTGGGTATTGGCTGTTTGGCGCGGCGCTCATTTCAACCCTGGCTTTGGAAGCTGTGGCGGTGGGGTGAAACAGTAGCAGTTTGG
Proteins encoded:
- a CDS encoding TraX family protein: MSAAPNSQYPVALPALAPPGGTLEGLKWLALLLMTGDHVNRFLLNGTLPILFELGRIALPIFVFVLACNLARPGQLERGTYPRTVKRLALFGTLASVPFIALGDLLHAGWWPLNVLFSLLALSITLYLIERNDPTDRVAAGILFMVAGSLVEYGWLGLSLGVATWFYCKQPSLPAAIATLLACAALALSNGNHWALAAIPLILAATRFDLQLPRLRWVFYAYYPLHLGVIWLLRTMVGDVG
- a CDS encoding LysE family translocator codes for the protein MSLSMILPMSAFALAASISPGPVNLVCLSCGTRYPLGRGLVFVTGATLGFIALFVAVGLGLYSMLTVLPGLDVALRWAGIAFLLYLSFRLARDDGRLPEGANETVPGFMTGALMQWLNPKAWLASASGIGAYVSGDDLGQLTLFAALYLPICWLSLGTWVYAGAFLRRYLDRPALLTTINRILAALLAASCVYLLLE
- a CDS encoding 2OG-Fe(II) oxygenase encodes the protein MSLNQLKRARTLALPSREAMLHRDPSVQRFWDKNRDLLSNAWKEWEEGEQDRLFSLDSSLLDKHLRSAVMQAWEDPTKEQAVLDLWQEVAPNVFQCQFFDPERLADLRTYLEAVWDAQIPLRPPYGIVLNRRGAMLDRRSEGYLGAPDFQAFYRELLDTYMRPIARLLFPEVMGYDTQTFGFSIHYQPNTDASIRPHTDASAVTLNINLNLPGEEFTGSAVDFFDPYSGQAKGLTFKPGTAMIHRGNVAHAAQPITSGERTNFVLWLYGDHGRLPPQGTQRTAINAHERWTVPAAVQDDYAPF
- a CDS encoding helix-turn-helix transcriptional regulator; the encoded protein is MGNTWPAFRRGPLPQGLALARWDDAFCDALLRLLQLGDCPADTAILGDGRLLELYYAILKGDAGDCARRAFGVGNEIARAIEHLSSRLDEAVTIDDMATQAGMSRAVFHRKFKQATTMSPIQFVKSMRLNSAAMKIAGGMNVSEAAMEVGYVSSSQFSREFKRMYGQSPRLWVQSRLAPQE